From Archaeoglobus sulfaticallidus PM70-1:
GATAAGAAGAGAGAACCTTGCTGAGTTTTTGTCTAAAATTGACTACAATGGTGATATCGAAATTGTAGAGGACAACCCACTTAAAAAAACGAACTGGACACTAAAAGATCTGCCAATCCCCAAGTACTTCGAACGAGACGGTGGACGGTATATAACCGCTGGAGTGGTCATAGCAACAAGGGACGAGGATGATGTAAACGCATACAATGCATGCATCCACAGGCTGATGGTTAAATCAGAAGGAGAACTTGTGGCGAGGCTTGTTCCGCCTAGACACACATATTTGATGTGGAAGGATGCTGTAGAGAGGAGTGAGGATCTTAAAATCCTTATCGCCGTTGGATGTCACCCACTGTTCCTTTTCGCAGCAAGCACCAGAGTACCAGCAGGAAAGGAGTTCGGTTATGCCTCTAAGCTGATGAACGGGCTGAAACTATACCGAATTGACGGACTGCTGACACCCATGGCGGAGATCGTTATCTCAGCGAGAATTACCGGAAGAAAAGCTGAAGAGGGACCATTTGTGGATATTACAGGAACATACGATAAGATAAGGATGGAGCCAGTAATAGAGATCGATAGGATTTTTGCGAGAGAGAATCCCATATTCTACTCCATATTGCCCGGAGGTTACGAACATCAGGTTCTGATGGGTATCCCATATGAACCTGTGATTTTCAAGGCAGTATCGAATGTTTGCAGAGTGAAAAATGTCATTCTGACTGCTGGGAGCAGGCACTACTTCCACGCGATAGTTCAGATCGAGAAGGTGACTGAGGGAGATGGTAAGAACGCCATCATTTCAGCCCTTTCAGCCCATCCGAGCATAAAAGGTGTCACTGTTGTGGATGAAGACATAGACATCTACAGCCACGAAGATATTGAATATGCCATAGCTACGAGGTTTCAGGCTGATAGAGACTTTGTCCTGATAAGAGGGGTCAGGGGTAGCTCTCTCGATCCGTCCTCAAAAGAAGATGGTACCACAGCTAAATGGGGCATTGATGCTACAAAATACCTGAGCAGAAAGGACGAGTTTGAAAGGGTTTTCTGATCTCAAATTTACAGCACTGATTTTTCCTTTTCATCAATTAGCCAGTTAATCTTGATCTTTATGCCGATCTTCCGGAATGGTTAAGAAATCGCAGAATAGTTACTTCTTGAGTTTTTTTAGTTTTTCTTCCATAAGCTTCTTTGAATTCTCCAAAATCTCGCCGTAATCCACAATTCCAGCCCCTCTGACGACCCGGATAGCTCTCTCGGTGTCTATGAAATCAGATGGTGAGTGTGAGTCTGTGTTGACAACAAGCCTACAGCCAAACTCCTCGGCCTTTTTCGCAACATAGCCGTTGGTCAGGCAGTGTCCCTTTCTGGAGGTTATTTCCAAGTATATTCCATTCTCCCTCGCGAGCTCAAGGCATTTTTCGTCGATGAAACCCGGATGGGCGAGTATGTCGATCTCCTCGCACAAGGCGTGATAGTTTGTTCCCTCCTTAACAGGCTCGGCCACAGTCTCACCATGAACGACAACTATCTCTGCCCCCTCCCTCCACGCCATTTCAACAGCCTTTCCAATCAGCCTTGGAGGAACATGCGTTACCTCAACACCAAAAAGGATGTCGAGTTCGTAATCATCCCTGTAGTCCTTCATCTGATCAAGCTTTTTCATCAAGTCTTTAATGTTTGAGAAGTCAGCGTGATCTGTAACGGCCATACCCTCATTACCGATTTCAGCCATTCTCCTTGCGATCTCTGATGGTACAAGTTCTCCGTCGCTGAAAATTGAATGCACATGTAAATCGATCATACAAAAATGTTTAAATAGAGAGGTGAAAAAATTTTCCCTGTGGCTGGATTCAAAAGACTCGTACTGGATGTTTTAAAGCCCCATGAGCCGAGTACACTGATACTTGCGAAAAAACTCAGCGAGCTTGAAAACATAGATGGTGTTAACATAAGTCTTTACGAAATCGATCAGAATACGGAGAATGTCAAGATAACCATCGTTGGAGACGATATGAGCTTTGAAGACATCAAGATGGTGATTGAGGAGCTGGGTGCTGTCATCCACAGCATAGATGAAATTGTTGCCGGGAAAAAGCTGATAGAGACCGTGAAAACCGAACAGGATAGATGACGTTCCAATCAGCCTAGGATCTTGATGAAGTAGATGTAGCCACCTTCAGCACTTTCTTTTTTAAAGCCGAGCTTCTGGTAGAGCTTTATTGCGTTCCTGTTCGTTCTCTCAGTAACAGCTTTCAGCTTTCTTATTCCCAAGCTCTTAAGAAACTTCTCAACAGTTTTTACCATCTTCCCACCTATCAACTTTCCCTCATAGTCCTGATGCATGAATATCACGAACTCAGCCGAATCGTCTTTAGGCACAACCGCGATGTGCCCAATAACTCTATCACCATGCTTGGCTATGAACATGTGGCCGTTGTTATGCAGAAAGTCAATCCAGGATTCTATCATTTCACGCTTGATTGGTGGCAGTCCACAGCATCTTTTTTCCCTGCTGAAGGTTTCGTACATCTGAATGAGCTTTTCTCGCTCAATCTCATGATAGGATGTTATGAAAATTATATCTCCATCTTCATCAGTGAAGAACTCCGAATATTCGATCACGGTATTTTTTAAGCTAAAATAATTAAAAAAATTTCTGAAAAGCTTTTAAAAATCGAATTCGGAAATTGGGCATGTACTATGAAGTGTGGGTCGATCTGATCAAAAAGGACAGTGTTCTCAAAAAGTTACAAGAGATCTGTGATGAGGTGCATGGGGTCTTTTATGATTACCACTTTATCGTTAGGGTTTCTGATGAAGATGTGCTAAAAATCGATGGAGTTAAGAGATACAGAAGACACTACGACTGCTAATCTAGGATGATTTAGGGATATAACCTAACTTCAATACCTAAATCTCAACCACAGTCCCGATACCGGCAACATCATCGTTAACTGCCCTGATGAGATTCTCAGGTGTGCCTTTTATTATGTATGTCTTTATCTTGCTTCTTTCTATGATCTTAACCGATAACAAATCCATAACGGTGTTTGTTCCGGCAACCGCTTCATTTCTGGCAACTATTTCCAGGAGTCCTTTCGCTTTAATTCTCTCAAATCTTTTTGCATTTCTGTTTTTCTTCGGGTCTTCAGAGTACACACCATCAACTGAGGTTGCATTTATCAGCAACTCCGCATTCACGAACTCTGCAAGAAGGGCTGATGTTGCATCGGTTGTATGCCCGGGAAATGTACCGCCCATGATAACTACCGGGTAATGCTTCGACAGCTCATAAGCCTCTCTGAAATCCTTGGGGACCACCTTTGGAGAGTTCCTTACAGCGAGAGACAGCAACATAGCGTTAAGCCTCGTAACCTCAATCCCCATGTAATCGCAGAAGGTTTCGTTGCTGCCAAGCTCCCTCGCAGTTTTGATGTACTCCCTCGCTATCCATCCTCCACCTACAACCACGAAAACCCTGTTGTCCTTCGATATTCTCTCTATTGCCTCTGCAAAGCCCCTTATTCTGCTGGAATCGAGGTTCTCTCCAAATAGAATCGATCCTCCAAGTGAGATGACTACAGTCCTGCCCATCATGTATGGTTGATTGCCAAGAGATTTAAAATTTTGGACACTTGGTGCAATAGTGGGAATCCAAAAATATTTTTAAATCATTTACACTGCCTGTTTTCATGGCTCAAGTTGACTTCAGAGAAATAGAGAGAAAATGGCAAGAGATGTGGGAGAAGGAGGGTATATTCCACGCAGAGCCGTCAGATAAACCGAAATTTTTCATAACCATTCCATATCCATACCTGAATGGTAATTTACATGCTGGTCATACGAGAACTTTCACGATAGGAGATGCTTTTGCCAGATTCATGAGGATGAAGGGATATAATGTCCTCTTTCCGATGGGATTCCATGTTACTGGCACTCCGATAATCGGGCTTGCAGAACTCATACAGAAGAGAGATCCGAAGACCTTTGAGGTTTATACAAAATTCCACGATGTTCCGGAAGATGTTCTGAAGAAGCTTGATACTCCAGAGAAGATCGTGGAATACTTCTCGAAAGAAGCTTTAAAGGCGATGAAGGACATAGGATACTCGATTGACTGGAGGAGAGTTTTCACGACAACAGATGAAACCTATCAGAAGTTCATCGAATGGCAATTTTACAGGCTCAAAGAGCTCGGATTGGTTGTTAAAGGCTCACATCCTGTAAGGTACTGCCCCAACGACCAGAACCCGGTTGAGGATCACGATCTGCTTCACGGTGAAAACGCAACCGTTGTTGATTTCACAGTTATAAAGTTCCGTTTAGATGATGGAACTATCCTGCCGTGTGCCACCCTAAGGCCTGAGACTGTCTTTGGAGTTACCAACATATGGCTCAAGCCAACCGAGTATGTTATAGCAAGGGTTGATGATGAGCAGTGGCTCGTAAGCGAGGAGGCTTTCGAGAAGCTAAAATATACGGAAAAAAAGGTTGAGTTTGTCAGAAAGATCAATGCTGAAGAGCTTTTCGGCAAATATGCAACCAATCCCGTGACCAAAGACAAAATACCAATACTGCCAGCAGAGTTTGTCGATACCGATAATGCAACTGGAGTTGTCATGAGCGTTCCTGCTCATGCCCCTTATGACTACATCGCCATAGAAGATCTCAAAAAAAGCGATCTGGCAGAGAAATATG
This genomic window contains:
- a CDS encoding UbiD family decarboxylase, with amino-acid sequence MDLRSAISILGNEITDFDENIGHEDLFKFIKENRLWQKPFTVNLDGKKLAQNFIASREHLCKYLGIRRENLAEFLSKIDYNGDIEIVEDNPLKKTNWTLKDLPIPKYFERDGGRYITAGVVIATRDEDDVNAYNACIHRLMVKSEGELVARLVPPRHTYLMWKDAVERSEDLKILIAVGCHPLFLFAASTRVPAGKEFGYASKLMNGLKLYRIDGLLTPMAEIVISARITGRKAEEGPFVDITGTYDKIRMEPVIEIDRIFARENPIFYSILPGGYEHQVLMGIPYEPVIFKAVSNVCRVKNVILTAGSRHYFHAIVQIEKVTEGDGKNAIISALSAHPSIKGVTVVDEDIDIYSHEDIEYAIATRFQADRDFVLIRGVRGSSLDPSSKEDGTTAKWGIDATKYLSRKDEFERVF
- a CDS encoding histidinol phosphate phosphatase domain-containing protein: MIDLHVHSIFSDGELVPSEIARRMAEIGNEGMAVTDHADFSNIKDLMKKLDQMKDYRDDYELDILFGVEVTHVPPRLIGKAVEMAWREGAEIVVVHGETVAEPVKEGTNYHALCEEIDILAHPGFIDEKCLELARENGIYLEITSRKGHCLTNGYVAKKAEEFGCRLVVNTDSHSPSDFIDTERAIRVVRGAGIVDYGEILENSKKLMEEKLKKLKK
- a CDS encoding DUF211 domain-containing protein, with protein sequence MAGFKRLVLDVLKPHEPSTLILAKKLSELENIDGVNISLYEIDQNTENVKITIVGDDMSFEDIKMVIEELGAVIHSIDEIVAGKKLIETVKTEQDR
- a CDS encoding GNAT family N-acetyltransferase → MIEYSEFFTDEDGDIIFITSYHEIEREKLIQMYETFSREKRCCGLPPIKREMIESWIDFLHNNGHMFIAKHGDRVIGHIAVVPKDDSAEFVIFMHQDYEGKLIGGKMVKTVEKFLKSLGIRKLKAVTERTNRNAIKLYQKLGFKKESAEGGYIYFIKILG
- the pyrH gene encoding UMP kinase codes for the protein MGRTVVISLGGSILFGENLDSSRIRGFAEAIERISKDNRVFVVVGGGWIAREYIKTARELGSNETFCDYMGIEVTRLNAMLLSLAVRNSPKVVPKDFREAYELSKHYPVVIMGGTFPGHTTDATSALLAEFVNAELLINATSVDGVYSEDPKKNRNAKRFERIKAKGLLEIVARNEAVAGTNTVMDLLSVKIIERSKIKTYIIKGTPENLIRAVNDDVAGIGTVVEI